From Pan troglodytes isolate AG18354 chromosome 11, NHGRI_mPanTro3-v2.0_pri, whole genome shotgun sequence, the proteins below share one genomic window:
- the GBA2 gene encoding non-lysosomal glucosylceramidase isoform X5 encodes MGTQDPGNMGTGVPASEQISCAKEDPQVYCPEETGGTKDVQVTDCKSPEDSRPQKETDCCNPEDSGQLMVSYEGKAMGYQVPPFGWRICLAHEFTEKRKPFQANNVSLSNMIKHIGMGLRYLQWWYRKTQVEKKTPFIDMINSVPLRQIYGCPLGGIGGGTITRGWRGQFCRWQLNPGMYQHRTVIADQPICSLKFTVCLRREGQTVYQQVLSLERPSVLRSWNWGLCGYFAFYHALYPRAWTVYQLPGQNVTLTCRQITPILPHDYQDSSLPVGVFVWDVENEGDEALDVSIMFSMRNGLGGGDDAPGGLWNEPFCLERSGETVRGLLLHHPTLPNPYTMAVAARVTAATTVTHITAFDPDSTGQQVWQDLLQDGQLDSPTGQSTPTHKGVGIAGAVCVSSKLRPRGQCRLEFSLAWDMPRIMFGAKGQVHYRRYTRFFGQDGDAAPALSHYALCRYTEWEERISAWQSPVLDDRSLPAWYKSALFNELYFLADGGTVWLEVLEDSLPEELGRNMCHLRPTLRDYGRFGYLEGQEYRMYNTYDVHFYASFALIMLWPKLELSLQYDMGMPIPCLPSVSAPPALATLREDLTRRRYLMSGVMAPVKRRNVIPHDIGDPDDEPWLRVNAYLIHDTADWKDLNLKFVLQAVMESEMKFDKDHDGLIENGGYADQTYDGWVTTGPSAYCGGLWLAAVAVMVQMAALCGAQDIQDKFSSILSRGQEAYERLLWNGRYYNYDSSSRPQSRSVMSDQCAGQWFLKACGLGEGDTEVFPTQHVVRALQTIFELNVQAFAGGAMGAVNGMQPHGVPDKSSVQSDEVWVGVVYGLAATMIQEGLTWEGFQTAEGCYRTVWERLGLAFQTPEAYCQQRVFRSLAYMRPLSIWAMQLALQQQQHKKASWPKVEQGTGLRTGPMFGPKEAMANLSPE; translated from the exons ATGGGGACCCAGGATCCAGGGAACATGGGAACCGGCGTCCCAGCCTCGGAGCAGATAAGCTGTGCCAAAGAGGATCCACAAGTTTATTGCCCTGAAGAGACTGGCGGCACCAAGGATGTGCAGGTTACAGACTGTAAGAGTCCCGAAGACAGCCGACCCCAAAAAGAGACGGACTGCTGCAATCCGGAGGACTCTGGGCAGCTGATGGTTTCCTATGAGGGTAAAGCTATGGGCTACCAGGTGCCTCCCTTTGGCTGGCGCATCTGTCTGGCTCATGAGTTTACAGAGAAGAGGAAACCCTTTCAAGCTAACAACGTCTCCCTAAGCAACATGATAAAGCATATAGGCATGGGCTTGAG GTACCTGCAGTGGTGGTACCGGAAAACCCAGGTGGAAAAGAAGACACCTTTCATCGACATGATCAATTCTGTACCCCTAAGACAGATTTATG GTTGTCCCTTGGGTGGCATCGGGGGAGGCACTATTACCCGTGGCTGGAGAGGCCAGTTCTGTCGTTGGCAGCTTAACCCTGGAATGTATCAGCACCGGACAGTCATCGCTGACCAA CCTATCTGCTCTCTTAAGTTCACAGTGTGCCTGCGTCGGGAAGGGCAGACTGTGTACCAGCAAGTCCTGTCCCTGGAGCGCCCAAGTGTCCTCCGCAGCTGGAACTGGGGCCTGTGTGGGTACTTTGCTTTCTACCATGCCCTCTATCCCCGAGCCTGGACTGTCTATCAGCTTCCTGGCCAGAATGTCACCCTCACCTGCCGTCAGATCACACCCATCTTGCCCCATGACTACCAG GACAGCAGCCTGCCTGTAGGAGTCTTTGTGTGGGATGTGGAAAATGAAGGGGACGAAGCTCTAGATGTGTCCATCATGTTCTCCATGCGGAATGGACTGGGTGGTGGAGACGATGCCCCAGGGGGTTTGTGGAATGAGCCCTTCTGTCTGGAGCGTAGCGGGGAAACTGTCCGGGGGCTGCTCCTGCATCATCCAACCCTTCCAAACCCCTACACGATGGCTGTGGCTGCACGAGTCACG GCAGCTACCACGGTAACCCACATCACAGCCTTTGACCCTGACAGCACGGGGCAGCAGGTGTGGCAGGATCTACTTCAGGATGGACAGCTGGACTCTCCCACTG gccaAAGCACCCCTACGCATAAAGGAGTAGGCATTGCTGGAGCTGTGTGTGTTTCCAGCAAGTTGCGACCTCGAGGCCAGTGCCGCCTGGAGTTTTCACTGGCTTGGGACATGCCCAGGATCATGTTTGGAGCTAAAGGCCAAGTCCACTACAG GCGGTATACAAGGTTCTTTGGCCAGGATGGAGATGCAGCACCTGCCCTCAGCCACTATGCACTGTGCCGATACACAGAGTGGGAAGAGAGGATCTCAGCTTGGCAGAGCCCGGTATTGGATGACAG ATCACTGCCTGCCTGGTACAAATCTGCGCTGTTCAATGAACTATACTTCCTGGCTGATGGAGGCACAGTGTGGCTGGAAGTTCTTGAGGACTCCCTACCAGAGGAGCTGGGCAGAAACATGTGTCACCTCCGCCCCACCCTACGGGACTACGGTCGATTTGGCTACCTTGAGG GCCAGGAGTACCGCATGTACAACACATATGATGTCCACTTTTATGCTTCCTTTGCCCTCATCATGCTCTGGCCCAAACTTGAGCTCAGCCTACAGTATGACATGG GTATGCCcattccctgcctcccttctgtGTCTGCTCCCCCAGCTCTGGCCACTCTCAGGGAGGACCTGACACGGCGACGGTACCTGATGAGTGGGGTGATGGCACCTGTGAAAAGGAGGAATGTCATCCCCCATGATATTGGGGACCCAG ATGATGAACCATGGCTCCGCGTCAATGCATATTTAATCCACGATACTGCTGATTGGAAGGACCTGAACCTGAAGTTTGTGCTGCAG GCTGTGATGGAATCTGAAATGAAGTTTGACAAGGACCATGATGGACTCATTGAAAATGGAGGCTATGCAGACCAGACCTATGATGGATGGGTGACCACAGGCCCCAG TGCTTACTGTGGAGGGCTGTGGCTGGCAGCTGTGGCTGTGATGGTCCAGATGGCTGCTCTGTGTGGGGCACAGGACATCCAGGATAAGTTTTCTTCCATCCTCAGCCGGGGCCAAGAAGCCTATGAGAGACTGCTGTGGAATG GCCGCTATTACAACTATGACAGCAGCTCTCGGCCTCAGTCTCGTAGTGTTATGTCTGACCAGTGTGCTGGACAGTGGTTCCTGAAGGCCTGTGGCCTAGGAGAAGGAGACACTgag GTGTTTCCTACCCAACATGTGGTCCGTGCTCTCCAAACTATCTTTGAGCTGAACGTCCAGGCCTTTGCAGGAGGGGCCATGGGGGCTGTGAATGGGATGCAGCCCCATGGTGTCCCTGATAAATCCAGTGTGCAGTCTGATGAAGTCTGGGTGGGTGTGGTCTACGGGCTGGCAGCTACCATGATCCAAGAG GGCCTGACTTGGGAGGGCTTCCAGACAGCTGAAGGCTGCTACCGTACCGTGTGGGAGCGCCTGGGTCTGGCCTTCCAGACCCCAGAGGCATACTGCCAGCAGCGAGTGTTCCGCTCACTGGCCTACATGCGGCCACTGAGCATATGGGCCATGCAGCTAGCCCTGCAACAGCAGCAGCACAAAAAGGCCTCCTGGCCAAAAGTCGAACAGGGCACAGGACTAAGGACAGGGCCTATGTTTGGACCAAAGGAAGCCATGGCAAACCTGAGCCCAGAGTGA
- the GBA2 gene encoding non-lysosomal glucosylceramidase isoform X8, whose amino-acid sequence MGTQDPGNMGTGVPASEQISCAKEDPQVYCPEETGGTKDVQVTDCKSPEDSRPQKETDCCNPEDSGQLMVSYEGKAMGYQVPPFGWRICLAHEFTEKRKPFQANNVSLSNMIKHIGMGLRYLQWWYRKTQVEKKTPFIDMINSVPLRQIYGCPLGGIGGGTITRGWRGQFCRWQLNPGMYQHRTVIADQDSSLPVGVFVWDVENEGDEALDVSIMFSMRNGLGGGDDAPGGLWNEPFCLERSGETVRGLLLHHPTLPNPYTMAVAARVTAATTVTHITAFDPDSTGQQVWQDLLQDGQLDSPTGQSTPTHKGVGIAGAVCVSSKLRPRGQCRLEFSLAWDMPRIMFGAKGQVHYRRYTRFFGQDGDAAPALSHYALCRYTEWEERISAWQSPVLDDRSLPAWYKSALFNELYFLADGGTVWLEVLEDSLPEELGRNMCHLRPTLRDYGRFGYLEGQEYRMYNTYDVHFYASFALIMLWPKLELSLQYDMGMPIPCLPSVSAPPALATLREDLTRRRYLMSGVMAPVKRRNVIPHDIGDPDDEPWLRVNAYLIHDTADWKDLNLKFVLQVYRDYYLTGDQNFLKDMWPVCLAVMESEMKFDKDHDGLIENGGYADQTYDGWVTTGPSAYCGGLWLAAVAVMVQMAALCGAQDIQDKFSSILSRGQEAYERLLWNGRYYNYDSSSRPQSRSVMSDQCAGQWFLKACGLGEGDTEVFPTQHVVRALQTIFELNVQAFAGGAMGAVNGMQPHGVPDKSSVQSDEVWVGVVYGLAATMIQEGLTWEGFQTAEGCYRTVWERLGLAFQTPEAYCQQRVFRSLAYMRPLSIWAMQLALQQQQHKKASWPKVEQGTGLRTGPMFGPKEAMANLSPE is encoded by the exons ATGGGGACCCAGGATCCAGGGAACATGGGAACCGGCGTCCCAGCCTCGGAGCAGATAAGCTGTGCCAAAGAGGATCCACAAGTTTATTGCCCTGAAGAGACTGGCGGCACCAAGGATGTGCAGGTTACAGACTGTAAGAGTCCCGAAGACAGCCGACCCCAAAAAGAGACGGACTGCTGCAATCCGGAGGACTCTGGGCAGCTGATGGTTTCCTATGAGGGTAAAGCTATGGGCTACCAGGTGCCTCCCTTTGGCTGGCGCATCTGTCTGGCTCATGAGTTTACAGAGAAGAGGAAACCCTTTCAAGCTAACAACGTCTCCCTAAGCAACATGATAAAGCATATAGGCATGGGCTTGAG GTACCTGCAGTGGTGGTACCGGAAAACCCAGGTGGAAAAGAAGACACCTTTCATCGACATGATCAATTCTGTACCCCTAAGACAGATTTATG GTTGTCCCTTGGGTGGCATCGGGGGAGGCACTATTACCCGTGGCTGGAGAGGCCAGTTCTGTCGTTGGCAGCTTAACCCTGGAATGTATCAGCACCGGACAGTCATCGCTGACCAA GACAGCAGCCTGCCTGTAGGAGTCTTTGTGTGGGATGTGGAAAATGAAGGGGACGAAGCTCTAGATGTGTCCATCATGTTCTCCATGCGGAATGGACTGGGTGGTGGAGACGATGCCCCAGGGGGTTTGTGGAATGAGCCCTTCTGTCTGGAGCGTAGCGGGGAAACTGTCCGGGGGCTGCTCCTGCATCATCCAACCCTTCCAAACCCCTACACGATGGCTGTGGCTGCACGAGTCACG GCAGCTACCACGGTAACCCACATCACAGCCTTTGACCCTGACAGCACGGGGCAGCAGGTGTGGCAGGATCTACTTCAGGATGGACAGCTGGACTCTCCCACTG gccaAAGCACCCCTACGCATAAAGGAGTAGGCATTGCTGGAGCTGTGTGTGTTTCCAGCAAGTTGCGACCTCGAGGCCAGTGCCGCCTGGAGTTTTCACTGGCTTGGGACATGCCCAGGATCATGTTTGGAGCTAAAGGCCAAGTCCACTACAG GCGGTATACAAGGTTCTTTGGCCAGGATGGAGATGCAGCACCTGCCCTCAGCCACTATGCACTGTGCCGATACACAGAGTGGGAAGAGAGGATCTCAGCTTGGCAGAGCCCGGTATTGGATGACAG ATCACTGCCTGCCTGGTACAAATCTGCGCTGTTCAATGAACTATACTTCCTGGCTGATGGAGGCACAGTGTGGCTGGAAGTTCTTGAGGACTCCCTACCAGAGGAGCTGGGCAGAAACATGTGTCACCTCCGCCCCACCCTACGGGACTACGGTCGATTTGGCTACCTTGAGG GCCAGGAGTACCGCATGTACAACACATATGATGTCCACTTTTATGCTTCCTTTGCCCTCATCATGCTCTGGCCCAAACTTGAGCTCAGCCTACAGTATGACATGG GTATGCCcattccctgcctcccttctgtGTCTGCTCCCCCAGCTCTGGCCACTCTCAGGGAGGACCTGACACGGCGACGGTACCTGATGAGTGGGGTGATGGCACCTGTGAAAAGGAGGAATGTCATCCCCCATGATATTGGGGACCCAG ATGATGAACCATGGCTCCGCGTCAATGCATATTTAATCCACGATACTGCTGATTGGAAGGACCTGAACCTGAAGTTTGTGCTGCAGGTTTATCGGGACTATTACCTCACGGGTGATCAAAACTTCCTGAAGGACATGTGGCCTGTGTGTCTA GCTGTGATGGAATCTGAAATGAAGTTTGACAAGGACCATGATGGACTCATTGAAAATGGAGGCTATGCAGACCAGACCTATGATGGATGGGTGACCACAGGCCCCAG TGCTTACTGTGGAGGGCTGTGGCTGGCAGCTGTGGCTGTGATGGTCCAGATGGCTGCTCTGTGTGGGGCACAGGACATCCAGGATAAGTTTTCTTCCATCCTCAGCCGGGGCCAAGAAGCCTATGAGAGACTGCTGTGGAATG GCCGCTATTACAACTATGACAGCAGCTCTCGGCCTCAGTCTCGTAGTGTTATGTCTGACCAGTGTGCTGGACAGTGGTTCCTGAAGGCCTGTGGCCTAGGAGAAGGAGACACTgag GTGTTTCCTACCCAACATGTGGTCCGTGCTCTCCAAACTATCTTTGAGCTGAACGTCCAGGCCTTTGCAGGAGGGGCCATGGGGGCTGTGAATGGGATGCAGCCCCATGGTGTCCCTGATAAATCCAGTGTGCAGTCTGATGAAGTCTGGGTGGGTGTGGTCTACGGGCTGGCAGCTACCATGATCCAAGAG GGCCTGACTTGGGAGGGCTTCCAGACAGCTGAAGGCTGCTACCGTACCGTGTGGGAGCGCCTGGGTCTGGCCTTCCAGACCCCAGAGGCATACTGCCAGCAGCGAGTGTTCCGCTCACTGGCCTACATGCGGCCACTGAGCATATGGGCCATGCAGCTAGCCCTGCAACAGCAGCAGCACAAAAAGGCCTCCTGGCCAAAAGTCGAACAGGGCACAGGACTAAGGACAGGGCCTATGTTTGGACCAAAGGAAGCCATGGCAAACCTGAGCCCAGAGTGA
- the GBA2 gene encoding non-lysosomal glucosylceramidase isoform X2: MGTQDPGNMGTGVPASEQISCAKEDPQVYCPEETGGTKDVQVTDCKSPEDSRPQKETDCCNPEDSGQLMVSYEGKAMGYQVPPFGWRICLAHEFTEKRKPFQANNVSLSNMIKHIGMGLRYLQWWYRKTQVEKKTPFIDMINSVPLRQIYGCPLGGIGGGTITRGWRGQFCRWQLNPGMYQHRTVIADQFTVCLRREGQTVYQQVLSLERPSVLRSWNWGLCGYFAFYHALYPRAWTVYQLPGQNVTLTCRQITPILPHDYQDSSLPVGVFVWDVENEGDEALDVSIMFSMRNGLGGGDDAPGGLWNEPFCLERSGETVRGLLLHHPTLPNPYTMAVAARVTAATTVTHITAFDPDSTGQQVWQDLLQDGQLDSPTGQSTPTHKGVGIAGAVCVSSKLRPRGQCRLEFSLAWDMPRIMFGAKGQVHYRRYTRFFGQDGDAAPALSHYALCRYTEWEERISAWQSPVLDDRSLPAWYKSALFNELYFLADGGTVWLEVLEDSLPEELGRNMCHLRPTLRDYGRFGYLEGQEYRMYNTYDVHFYASFALIMLWPKLELSLQYDMGMPIPCLPSVSAPPALATLREDLTRRRYLMSGVMAPVKRRNVIPHDIGDPDDEPWLRVNAYLIHDTADWKDLNLKFVLQVYRDYYLTGDQNFLKDMWPVCLAVMESEMKFDKDHDGLIENGGYADQTYDGWVTTGPSAYCGGLWLAAVAVMVQMAALCGAQDIQDKFSSILSRGQEAYERLLWNGRYYNYDSSSRPQSRSVMSDQCAGQWFLKACGLGEGDTEVFPTQHVVRALQTIFELNVQAFAGGAMGAVNGMQPHGVPDKSSVQSDEVWVGVVYGLAATMIQEGLTWEGFQTAEGCYRTVWERLGLAFQTPEAYCQQRVFRSLAYMRPLSIWAMQLALQQQQHKKASWPKVEQGTGLRTGPMFGPKEAMANLSPE; this comes from the exons ATGGGGACCCAGGATCCAGGGAACATGGGAACCGGCGTCCCAGCCTCGGAGCAGATAAGCTGTGCCAAAGAGGATCCACAAGTTTATTGCCCTGAAGAGACTGGCGGCACCAAGGATGTGCAGGTTACAGACTGTAAGAGTCCCGAAGACAGCCGACCCCAAAAAGAGACGGACTGCTGCAATCCGGAGGACTCTGGGCAGCTGATGGTTTCCTATGAGGGTAAAGCTATGGGCTACCAGGTGCCTCCCTTTGGCTGGCGCATCTGTCTGGCTCATGAGTTTACAGAGAAGAGGAAACCCTTTCAAGCTAACAACGTCTCCCTAAGCAACATGATAAAGCATATAGGCATGGGCTTGAG GTACCTGCAGTGGTGGTACCGGAAAACCCAGGTGGAAAAGAAGACACCTTTCATCGACATGATCAATTCTGTACCCCTAAGACAGATTTATG GTTGTCCCTTGGGTGGCATCGGGGGAGGCACTATTACCCGTGGCTGGAGAGGCCAGTTCTGTCGTTGGCAGCTTAACCCTGGAATGTATCAGCACCGGACAGTCATCGCTGACCAA TTCACAGTGTGCCTGCGTCGGGAAGGGCAGACTGTGTACCAGCAAGTCCTGTCCCTGGAGCGCCCAAGTGTCCTCCGCAGCTGGAACTGGGGCCTGTGTGGGTACTTTGCTTTCTACCATGCCCTCTATCCCCGAGCCTGGACTGTCTATCAGCTTCCTGGCCAGAATGTCACCCTCACCTGCCGTCAGATCACACCCATCTTGCCCCATGACTACCAG GACAGCAGCCTGCCTGTAGGAGTCTTTGTGTGGGATGTGGAAAATGAAGGGGACGAAGCTCTAGATGTGTCCATCATGTTCTCCATGCGGAATGGACTGGGTGGTGGAGACGATGCCCCAGGGGGTTTGTGGAATGAGCCCTTCTGTCTGGAGCGTAGCGGGGAAACTGTCCGGGGGCTGCTCCTGCATCATCCAACCCTTCCAAACCCCTACACGATGGCTGTGGCTGCACGAGTCACG GCAGCTACCACGGTAACCCACATCACAGCCTTTGACCCTGACAGCACGGGGCAGCAGGTGTGGCAGGATCTACTTCAGGATGGACAGCTGGACTCTCCCACTG gccaAAGCACCCCTACGCATAAAGGAGTAGGCATTGCTGGAGCTGTGTGTGTTTCCAGCAAGTTGCGACCTCGAGGCCAGTGCCGCCTGGAGTTTTCACTGGCTTGGGACATGCCCAGGATCATGTTTGGAGCTAAAGGCCAAGTCCACTACAG GCGGTATACAAGGTTCTTTGGCCAGGATGGAGATGCAGCACCTGCCCTCAGCCACTATGCACTGTGCCGATACACAGAGTGGGAAGAGAGGATCTCAGCTTGGCAGAGCCCGGTATTGGATGACAG ATCACTGCCTGCCTGGTACAAATCTGCGCTGTTCAATGAACTATACTTCCTGGCTGATGGAGGCACAGTGTGGCTGGAAGTTCTTGAGGACTCCCTACCAGAGGAGCTGGGCAGAAACATGTGTCACCTCCGCCCCACCCTACGGGACTACGGTCGATTTGGCTACCTTGAGG GCCAGGAGTACCGCATGTACAACACATATGATGTCCACTTTTATGCTTCCTTTGCCCTCATCATGCTCTGGCCCAAACTTGAGCTCAGCCTACAGTATGACATGG GTATGCCcattccctgcctcccttctgtGTCTGCTCCCCCAGCTCTGGCCACTCTCAGGGAGGACCTGACACGGCGACGGTACCTGATGAGTGGGGTGATGGCACCTGTGAAAAGGAGGAATGTCATCCCCCATGATATTGGGGACCCAG ATGATGAACCATGGCTCCGCGTCAATGCATATTTAATCCACGATACTGCTGATTGGAAGGACCTGAACCTGAAGTTTGTGCTGCAGGTTTATCGGGACTATTACCTCACGGGTGATCAAAACTTCCTGAAGGACATGTGGCCTGTGTGTCTA GCTGTGATGGAATCTGAAATGAAGTTTGACAAGGACCATGATGGACTCATTGAAAATGGAGGCTATGCAGACCAGACCTATGATGGATGGGTGACCACAGGCCCCAG TGCTTACTGTGGAGGGCTGTGGCTGGCAGCTGTGGCTGTGATGGTCCAGATGGCTGCTCTGTGTGGGGCACAGGACATCCAGGATAAGTTTTCTTCCATCCTCAGCCGGGGCCAAGAAGCCTATGAGAGACTGCTGTGGAATG GCCGCTATTACAACTATGACAGCAGCTCTCGGCCTCAGTCTCGTAGTGTTATGTCTGACCAGTGTGCTGGACAGTGGTTCCTGAAGGCCTGTGGCCTAGGAGAAGGAGACACTgag GTGTTTCCTACCCAACATGTGGTCCGTGCTCTCCAAACTATCTTTGAGCTGAACGTCCAGGCCTTTGCAGGAGGGGCCATGGGGGCTGTGAATGGGATGCAGCCCCATGGTGTCCCTGATAAATCCAGTGTGCAGTCTGATGAAGTCTGGGTGGGTGTGGTCTACGGGCTGGCAGCTACCATGATCCAAGAG GGCCTGACTTGGGAGGGCTTCCAGACAGCTGAAGGCTGCTACCGTACCGTGTGGGAGCGCCTGGGTCTGGCCTTCCAGACCCCAGAGGCATACTGCCAGCAGCGAGTGTTCCGCTCACTGGCCTACATGCGGCCACTGAGCATATGGGCCATGCAGCTAGCCCTGCAACAGCAGCAGCACAAAAAGGCCTCCTGGCCAAAAGTCGAACAGGGCACAGGACTAAGGACAGGGCCTATGTTTGGACCAAAGGAAGCCATGGCAAACCTGAGCCCAGAGTGA
- the GBA2 gene encoding non-lysosomal glucosylceramidase isoform X4: MGTQDPGNMGTGVPASEQISCAKEDPQVYCPEETGGTKDVQVTDCKSPEDSRPQKETDCCNPEDSGQLMVSYEGKAMGYQVPPFGWRICLAHEFTEKRKPFQANNVSLSNMIKHIGMGLRYLQWWYRKTQVEKKTPFIDMINSVPLRQIYGCPLGGIGGGTITRGWRGQFCRWQLNPGMYQHRTVIADQFTVCLRREGQTVYQQVLSLERPSVLRSWNWGLCGYFAFYHALYPRAWTVYQLPGQNVTLTCRQITPILPHDYQDSSLPVGVFVWDVENEGDEALDVSIMFSMRNGLGGGDDAPGGLWNEPFCLERSGETVRGLLLHHPTLPNPYTMAVAARVTAATTVTHITAFDPDSTGQQVWQDLLQDGQLDSPTGQSTPTHKGVGIAGAVCVSSKLRPRGQCRLEFSLAWDMPRIMFGAKGQVHYRRYTRFFGQDGDAAPALSHYALCRYTEWEERISAWQSPVLDDRSLPAWYKSALFNELYFLADGGTVWLEVLEDSLPEELGRNMCHLRPTLRDYGRFGYLEGQEYRMYNTYDVHFYASFALIMLWPKLELSLQYDMALATLREDLTRRRYLMSGVMAPVKRRNVIPHDIGDPDDEPWLRVNAYLIHDTADWKDLNLKFVLQVYRDYYLTGDQNFLKDMWPVCLAVMESEMKFDKDHDGLIENGGYADQTYDGWVTTGPSAYCGGLWLAAVAVMVQMAALCGAQDIQDKFSSILSRGQEAYERLLWNGRYYNYDSSSRPQSRSVMSDQCAGQWFLKACGLGEGDTEVFPTQHVVRALQTIFELNVQAFAGGAMGAVNGMQPHGVPDKSSVQSDEVWVGVVYGLAATMIQEGLTWEGFQTAEGCYRTVWERLGLAFQTPEAYCQQRVFRSLAYMRPLSIWAMQLALQQQQHKKASWPKVEQGTGLRTGPMFGPKEAMANLSPE, translated from the exons ATGGGGACCCAGGATCCAGGGAACATGGGAACCGGCGTCCCAGCCTCGGAGCAGATAAGCTGTGCCAAAGAGGATCCACAAGTTTATTGCCCTGAAGAGACTGGCGGCACCAAGGATGTGCAGGTTACAGACTGTAAGAGTCCCGAAGACAGCCGACCCCAAAAAGAGACGGACTGCTGCAATCCGGAGGACTCTGGGCAGCTGATGGTTTCCTATGAGGGTAAAGCTATGGGCTACCAGGTGCCTCCCTTTGGCTGGCGCATCTGTCTGGCTCATGAGTTTACAGAGAAGAGGAAACCCTTTCAAGCTAACAACGTCTCCCTAAGCAACATGATAAAGCATATAGGCATGGGCTTGAG GTACCTGCAGTGGTGGTACCGGAAAACCCAGGTGGAAAAGAAGACACCTTTCATCGACATGATCAATTCTGTACCCCTAAGACAGATTTATG GTTGTCCCTTGGGTGGCATCGGGGGAGGCACTATTACCCGTGGCTGGAGAGGCCAGTTCTGTCGTTGGCAGCTTAACCCTGGAATGTATCAGCACCGGACAGTCATCGCTGACCAA TTCACAGTGTGCCTGCGTCGGGAAGGGCAGACTGTGTACCAGCAAGTCCTGTCCCTGGAGCGCCCAAGTGTCCTCCGCAGCTGGAACTGGGGCCTGTGTGGGTACTTTGCTTTCTACCATGCCCTCTATCCCCGAGCCTGGACTGTCTATCAGCTTCCTGGCCAGAATGTCACCCTCACCTGCCGTCAGATCACACCCATCTTGCCCCATGACTACCAG GACAGCAGCCTGCCTGTAGGAGTCTTTGTGTGGGATGTGGAAAATGAAGGGGACGAAGCTCTAGATGTGTCCATCATGTTCTCCATGCGGAATGGACTGGGTGGTGGAGACGATGCCCCAGGGGGTTTGTGGAATGAGCCCTTCTGTCTGGAGCGTAGCGGGGAAACTGTCCGGGGGCTGCTCCTGCATCATCCAACCCTTCCAAACCCCTACACGATGGCTGTGGCTGCACGAGTCACG GCAGCTACCACGGTAACCCACATCACAGCCTTTGACCCTGACAGCACGGGGCAGCAGGTGTGGCAGGATCTACTTCAGGATGGACAGCTGGACTCTCCCACTG gccaAAGCACCCCTACGCATAAAGGAGTAGGCATTGCTGGAGCTGTGTGTGTTTCCAGCAAGTTGCGACCTCGAGGCCAGTGCCGCCTGGAGTTTTCACTGGCTTGGGACATGCCCAGGATCATGTTTGGAGCTAAAGGCCAAGTCCACTACAG GCGGTATACAAGGTTCTTTGGCCAGGATGGAGATGCAGCACCTGCCCTCAGCCACTATGCACTGTGCCGATACACAGAGTGGGAAGAGAGGATCTCAGCTTGGCAGAGCCCGGTATTGGATGACAG ATCACTGCCTGCCTGGTACAAATCTGCGCTGTTCAATGAACTATACTTCCTGGCTGATGGAGGCACAGTGTGGCTGGAAGTTCTTGAGGACTCCCTACCAGAGGAGCTGGGCAGAAACATGTGTCACCTCCGCCCCACCCTACGGGACTACGGTCGATTTGGCTACCTTGAGG GCCAGGAGTACCGCATGTACAACACATATGATGTCCACTTTTATGCTTCCTTTGCCCTCATCATGCTCTGGCCCAAACTTGAGCTCAGCCTACAGTATGACATGG CTCTGGCCACTCTCAGGGAGGACCTGACACGGCGACGGTACCTGATGAGTGGGGTGATGGCACCTGTGAAAAGGAGGAATGTCATCCCCCATGATATTGGGGACCCAG ATGATGAACCATGGCTCCGCGTCAATGCATATTTAATCCACGATACTGCTGATTGGAAGGACCTGAACCTGAAGTTTGTGCTGCAGGTTTATCGGGACTATTACCTCACGGGTGATCAAAACTTCCTGAAGGACATGTGGCCTGTGTGTCTA GCTGTGATGGAATCTGAAATGAAGTTTGACAAGGACCATGATGGACTCATTGAAAATGGAGGCTATGCAGACCAGACCTATGATGGATGGGTGACCACAGGCCCCAG TGCTTACTGTGGAGGGCTGTGGCTGGCAGCTGTGGCTGTGATGGTCCAGATGGCTGCTCTGTGTGGGGCACAGGACATCCAGGATAAGTTTTCTTCCATCCTCAGCCGGGGCCAAGAAGCCTATGAGAGACTGCTGTGGAATG GCCGCTATTACAACTATGACAGCAGCTCTCGGCCTCAGTCTCGTAGTGTTATGTCTGACCAGTGTGCTGGACAGTGGTTCCTGAAGGCCTGTGGCCTAGGAGAAGGAGACACTgag GTGTTTCCTACCCAACATGTGGTCCGTGCTCTCCAAACTATCTTTGAGCTGAACGTCCAGGCCTTTGCAGGAGGGGCCATGGGGGCTGTGAATGGGATGCAGCCCCATGGTGTCCCTGATAAATCCAGTGTGCAGTCTGATGAAGTCTGGGTGGGTGTGGTCTACGGGCTGGCAGCTACCATGATCCAAGAG GGCCTGACTTGGGAGGGCTTCCAGACAGCTGAAGGCTGCTACCGTACCGTGTGGGAGCGCCTGGGTCTGGCCTTCCAGACCCCAGAGGCATACTGCCAGCAGCGAGTGTTCCGCTCACTGGCCTACATGCGGCCACTGAGCATATGGGCCATGCAGCTAGCCCTGCAACAGCAGCAGCACAAAAAGGCCTCCTGGCCAAAAGTCGAACAGGGCACAGGACTAAGGACAGGGCCTATGTTTGGACCAAAGGAAGCCATGGCAAACCTGAGCCCAGAGTGA